Proteins co-encoded in one Salvia splendens isolate huo1 chromosome 4, SspV2, whole genome shotgun sequence genomic window:
- the LOC121800423 gene encoding zinc finger protein ZAT4-like, whose product MEKKHRCKLCFRKFANGRALGGHMRSHMMKFYAEDSLPSSPVRSISDTTPEEHVARCLMMMSRDTWHRRYEEEGEQKVIVKNKYRCEECKKLFRSYQALGGHRASHKKIKVGGVKNHQCPFCRRIFPSGQALGGHKRSHFLQNSSRISQVLSIDLNLPAPVDDDEGTQIAISILR is encoded by the coding sequence ATGGAGAAGAAACACAGATGCAAGCTCTGTTTCAGAAAATTCGCGAACGGGAGAGCTCTAGGCGGGCACATGAGATCTCACATGATGAAGTTTTACGCAGAGGATTCGCTGCCGTCGTCGCCGGTGAGATCGATCTCGGACACGACGCCGGAGGAACACGTGGCGCGCTGCCTGATGATGATGTCAAGGGACACGTGGCACCGGAGATATGAGGAAGAAGGCGAACAGAAAGTAATTGTGAAGAATAAATATAGGTGCGAGGAATGCAAGAAGCTGTTCCGGTCGTATCAAGCATTGGGCGGTCACAGAGCCAGTCACAAAAAGATCAAAGTCGGCGGCGTTAAGAATCACCAGTGCCCCTTCTGCCGCAGGATTTTTCCGTCGGGGCAAGCGCTTGGCGGCCACAAGAGATCGCATTTCCTCCAGAATTCGTCAAGAATTTCTCAGGTTTTGAGCATAGATCTGAATTTGCCGGCGCCGGTTGACGATGATGAAGGGACCCAAATTGCGATTTCAATTTTGAGGTAA
- the LOC121801006 gene encoding zinc finger protein ZAT2-like — protein MACLNDHPNFKHYCKVCKKGFMCGRALGGHMRAHGIGDESGNLDDDDTASDWEDKFGTNTTKRMYQLRTNPNRLKSCKTCENCGKEFLSWKSFLEHGNGKCTSDDASESLVSSEDGDEDGASRRGAWSKRKRSLRSHTTTSEEDDILLATCLMQLANTVVDLEPEESCASASKEEERRNSRAAALAKGVSSPRGVFECKACKKVFNSHQALGGHRASHKKVKGCFAAKQDEPDEVANNDQDFFPSSKPSFQMEQQQQQPLVGAARRKSKVHECSICHRVFNSGQALGGHKRCHWIISNTSAETSSLPKFQFQDQAGVGIRADKLDLNVPAWAQVRREQLSFDVSTDMRLQPWIGSQKDVSYVDDEADSKLKLAKLCDLKDKNHVASSQWLQVGIGSTATQLPPPTPPAPDA, from the coding sequence ATGGCCTGCCTCAACGACCACCCCAATTTCAAGCACTACTGCAAGGTCTGCAAGAAGGGCTTCATGTGCGGCCGTGCCCTCGGCGGCCACATGCGCGCCCACGGCATCGGCGACGAGAGCGGCAACCTCGACGACGACGACACCGCCAGCGATTGGGAGGACAAATTTGGGACCAACACTACCAAGCGAATGTACCAATTGCGCACCAACCCCAACCGCCTCAAGAGCTGCAAGACCTGCGAGAATTGTGGCAAAGAGTTCCTATCATGGAAATCCTTCCTCGAGCACGGCAACGGCAAATGCACCTCCGATGACGCCTCCGAGTCCCTCGTCTCGTCCGaggacggagacgaggacggcgcgAGCAGGCGCGGCGCGTGGTCCAAGCGGAAGCGATCGCTGAGGTCCCACACGACGACCAGCGAGGAAGACGACATTCTCCTCGCCACCTGCCTCATGCAGCTAGCGAACACAGTGGTGGATCTCGAGCCAGAGGAGTCGTGTGCCTCCGCCAGCAAAGAGGAGGAGCGGCGGAACAGCCGGGCAGCGGCACTGGCGAAAGGGGTATCGAGTCCCAGGGGCGTGTTTGAAtgcaaggcatgcaaaaaaGTATTCAATTCCCACCAAGCATTGGGAGGGCACAGAGCCAGCCACAAAAAAGTGAAAGGATGTTTCGCTGCAAAACAAGACGAACCAGATGAGGTGGCAAACAACGACCAGGATTTCTTCCCGTCTTCAAAACCGTCGTTCCAAAtggagcagcagcagcagcagccactgGTGGGGGCGGCCAGGAGGAAGTCCAAGGTTCACGAATGCTCCATCTGCCACCGCGTGTTCAACTCTGGACAGGCACTAGGAGGACACAAGCGATGCCACTGGATCATCTCAAACACGTCAGCAGAGACATCCTCATTACCAAAGTTCCAGTTCCAAGATCAGGCCGGTGTTGGCATCCGTGCTGATAAGCTGGACCTAAACGTGCCAGCGTGGGCCCAGGTGAGGCGGGAGCAGCTCAGCTTTGACGTGTCGACGGACATGCGACTCCAGCCATGGATTGGAAGTCAGAAGGACGTCAGTTACGTTGACGATGAAGCGGATAGCAAGTTAAAGTTGGCGAAATTGTGCGATTTAAAGGATAAAAATCATGTGGCTTCGTCTCAATGGTTGCAGGTAGGGATTGGCTCTACTGCGACGCAACTTCCTCCTCCGACTCCTCCTGCTCCAGATGCTTAG
- the LOC121801007 gene encoding expansin-B15-like, translating to MARPGGEGQLRNVGIEQIQYKRVNCNFPGATVSFRVDPGSNPNYFAAAIEHEDGDGIAGVELKRAGSGGTWIKMQPSWGAVWKADLPNNYPAPFSVRLTGNSGKKIVANNVIPANYSPGKTYRSVVNF from the exons ATGGCTAGACCTGGTGGAGAAGGTCAACTTAGAAATGTTGGAATCGAACAAATTCAGTATAAAAG AGTGAACTGCAACTTTCCCGGAGCAACCGTGTCATTCCGGGTCGACCCGGGTTCCAACCCGAACTACTTCGCGGCCGCAATCGAGCACGAAGACGGAGATGGGATCGCCGGAGTTGAGCTGAAACGGGCGGGGTCAGGGGGCACGTGGATCAAAATGCAGCCGTCGTGGGGGGCTGTTTGGAAGGCCGATTTGCCAAACAACTACCCGGCGCCCTTCTCGGTTCGGCTTACCGGAAATTCGGGGAAGAAGATTGTGGCCAACAATGTTATTCCTGCCAATTACTCGCCCGGGAAAACTTACAGATCAGTTGTCAATTTTTAA
- the LOC121799898 gene encoding transcription factor UNE10-like isoform X2, with product MSLQLTWENGQLAMHGLGVPRVVGKQSASSSPATWDKPRAGGTLESVVNQATFYPPPPAADLMPWFESHCAMANPGPTGSVTATMDALVPCAKNVHERQEHAAACSTRVGSCSGAAAPLDVARESVQTFGGAGFTSTTSMENTISGQEYTKTSADDRDSVSLHSRSRASDRNGEEEEGRRRDNGKSSVCTKRSRAAAIHNQSERKRRDKINQRMKTLQKLVPNSSKNDKASMLDEVIEYLKQLQAQVHMMSRMNMPSMMFPLAMQQQQLQMSMMGCMGMGMGMGMGVMDMNTIPRPQPTAGFMPVPPTTWNNGGGDCLLPPPPPMPDPLSALLACQSQPMTMDAYSRLAAMYQQMQQQLPGSKN from the exons ATGTCCCTTC AGCTAACATGGGAAAATGGTCAACTAGCCATGCATGGCCTCGGCGTCCCGCGCGTGGTGGGCAAACAAAGCGCGTCGTCCTCTCCCGCGACTTGGGACAAGCCACGCGCCGGCGGCACGCTCGAGTCCGTCGTCAACCAAGCCACCTTCTACCCGCCGCCGCCCGCGGCCGACCTGATGCCGTGGTTTGAGAGCCACTGCGCGATGGCGAACCCGGGCCCCACGGGGTCCGTCACCGCTACGATGGACGCCCTCGTGCCCTGCGCCAAGAACGTCCATGAGCGCCAGGAGCACGCGGCGGCGTGCTCCACGCGCGTGGGGTCGTGCAGTGGCGCTGCAGCGCCGTTGGACGTGGCGCGCGAGAGCGTCCAGACGTTCGGTGGGGCTGGGTTCACGTCGACGACGTCGATGGAGAACACTATCTCCGGCCAAGAGTACACGAAGACCTCCGCCGACGACCGTGACTCCGTTTCTCTTCACAGCAGGTCTCGGGCATCTGAT AGAAATGGAGAAGAGGAGGAGGGGCGAAGAAGAGACAATGGAAAATCCTCAGTTTGTACAAAAAGGAGTAGGGCAGCCGCAATTCATAACCAATCCGAACGT AAACGAAGAGACAAAATTAACCAAAGAATGAAGACATTGCAGAAATTGGTCCCGAATTCCAGCAAG AATGACAAAGCATCAATGTTGGACGAGGTGATAGAGTACTTGAAGCAATTGCAGGCTCAAGTGCACATGATGAGTAGGATGAACATGCCATCCATGATGTTTCCATTAGCAATGCAACAACAGCAGCTTCAGATGTCTATGATGGGATGCATGGGCATGGgtatggggatggggatgggagTCATGGACATGAACACCATCCCCCGCCCCCAACCAACTGCTGGCTTCATGCCCGTGCCACCCACCACGTGGAACAATGGAGGAGGCGATTGTTTGctgccgcctcctcctcccATGCCGGACCCTTTATCAGCACTTCTAGCATGTCAATCTCAA CCGATGACGATGGATGCTTATAGCAGGCTGGCTGCTATGTACCAACAAATGCAACAGCAGTTACCTGgttcaaaaaattaa
- the LOC121799898 gene encoding transcription factor UNE10-like isoform X1: protein MNQCVPSCDLDDCSKIKYKSSSPQDVPSLEYEVAELTWENGQLAMHGLGVPRVVGKQSASSSPATWDKPRAGGTLESVVNQATFYPPPPAADLMPWFESHCAMANPGPTGSVTATMDALVPCAKNVHERQEHAAACSTRVGSCSGAAAPLDVARESVQTFGGAGFTSTTSMENTISGQEYTKTSADDRDSVSLHSRSRASDRNGEEEEGRRRDNGKSSVCTKRSRAAAIHNQSERKRRDKINQRMKTLQKLVPNSSKNDKASMLDEVIEYLKQLQAQVHMMSRMNMPSMMFPLAMQQQQLQMSMMGCMGMGMGMGMGVMDMNTIPRPQPTAGFMPVPPTTWNNGGGDCLLPPPPPMPDPLSALLACQSQPMTMDAYSRLAAMYQQMQQQLPGSKN from the exons ATGAATCAATGTGTACCGAGTTGTGATCTCGACGATTGCTCCAAGATTAAGTACAAATCCAGTTCCCCTCAAGATGTCCCTTC GTTGGAATATGAAGTTGCAGAGCTAACATGGGAAAATGGTCAACTAGCCATGCATGGCCTCGGCGTCCCGCGCGTGGTGGGCAAACAAAGCGCGTCGTCCTCTCCCGCGACTTGGGACAAGCCACGCGCCGGCGGCACGCTCGAGTCCGTCGTCAACCAAGCCACCTTCTACCCGCCGCCGCCCGCGGCCGACCTGATGCCGTGGTTTGAGAGCCACTGCGCGATGGCGAACCCGGGCCCCACGGGGTCCGTCACCGCTACGATGGACGCCCTCGTGCCCTGCGCCAAGAACGTCCATGAGCGCCAGGAGCACGCGGCGGCGTGCTCCACGCGCGTGGGGTCGTGCAGTGGCGCTGCAGCGCCGTTGGACGTGGCGCGCGAGAGCGTCCAGACGTTCGGTGGGGCTGGGTTCACGTCGACGACGTCGATGGAGAACACTATCTCCGGCCAAGAGTACACGAAGACCTCCGCCGACGACCGTGACTCCGTTTCTCTTCACAGCAGGTCTCGGGCATCTGAT AGAAATGGAGAAGAGGAGGAGGGGCGAAGAAGAGACAATGGAAAATCCTCAGTTTGTACAAAAAGGAGTAGGGCAGCCGCAATTCATAACCAATCCGAACGT AAACGAAGAGACAAAATTAACCAAAGAATGAAGACATTGCAGAAATTGGTCCCGAATTCCAGCAAG AATGACAAAGCATCAATGTTGGACGAGGTGATAGAGTACTTGAAGCAATTGCAGGCTCAAGTGCACATGATGAGTAGGATGAACATGCCATCCATGATGTTTCCATTAGCAATGCAACAACAGCAGCTTCAGATGTCTATGATGGGATGCATGGGCATGGgtatggggatggggatgggagTCATGGACATGAACACCATCCCCCGCCCCCAACCAACTGCTGGCTTCATGCCCGTGCCACCCACCACGTGGAACAATGGAGGAGGCGATTGTTTGctgccgcctcctcctcccATGCCGGACCCTTTATCAGCACTTCTAGCATGTCAATCTCAA CCGATGACGATGGATGCTTATAGCAGGCTGGCTGCTATGTACCAACAAATGCAACAGCAGTTACCTGgttcaaaaaattaa